One genomic window of Bacillus mycoides includes the following:
- a CDS encoding NUDIX hydrolase → MEHKTPKHIVAVAGYLTNEKNEVLLTKVHWRADTWEMPGGQVEEGEALDQAVCREIMEETGLTVKPIGVTGIYYNASMHIVAVVFKVAYVSGEIKIQPEEIQDAKFVALNEENIDEYITRPHMKSRTLDAMKAMHFIPYETWEVQPYNLIGRL, encoded by the coding sequence GTGGAGCATAAAACACCGAAGCATATTGTTGCTGTAGCAGGTTACTTAACAAATGAAAAGAATGAGGTGCTTTTAACGAAAGTGCACTGGCGAGCTGATACGTGGGAAATGCCTGGAGGACAGGTAGAAGAAGGGGAAGCGCTCGATCAAGCTGTTTGCAGAGAAATAATGGAGGAAACAGGATTAACTGTGAAGCCTATCGGAGTTACAGGGATTTATTATAATGCTTCTATGCATATTGTAGCTGTTGTTTTTAAAGTAGCATATGTTAGTGGTGAAATAAAAATTCAACCTGAAGAAATACAAGATGCTAAATTTGTTGCTTTAAACGAAGAGAACATTGATGAGTATATAACGCGTCCTCATATGAAATCAAGGACACTTGATGCGATGAAAGCAATGCATTTCATTCCATACGAAACATGGGAAGTTCAGCCATATAATCTTATAGGAAGATTGTAA
- a CDS encoding YebC/PmpR family DNA-binding transcriptional regulator, with amino-acid sequence MGRKWNNIKEKKASKDANTSRIYAKFGREIYVAAKQGEPDPESNQTLRVVLERAKTYNVPRTIIDRAIEKAKGGSEENYDELRYEGFGPNGSMVIVDTLTNNVNRTAADVRAAFSKNSGNMGVNGSVAYMFDATAVIGLEGKTSDEVLEILMEADVDARDILEEEDSVIVYAEPDQFHSVQSALKGAGVEEFTVAELTMLAQSDVELPEDAQVQFEKMVDALEDLEDVQQVYHNVDLGE; translated from the coding sequence ATGGGTCGTAAATGGAACAATATTAAAGAAAAAAAAGCATCAAAAGATGCAAATACAAGCCGTATATACGCGAAATTTGGACGTGAAATTTATGTGGCAGCAAAACAAGGCGAGCCAGATCCAGAATCAAACCAAACGTTAAGAGTTGTATTAGAACGTGCGAAAACATACAACGTGCCAAGAACAATTATTGACCGTGCGATTGAAAAGGCAAAAGGCGGTTCAGAAGAAAACTATGACGAGCTTCGTTATGAAGGCTTTGGACCAAACGGATCTATGGTAATTGTAGATACACTGACAAATAACGTAAACCGTACTGCAGCAGATGTACGAGCTGCATTTAGCAAAAACAGTGGTAATATGGGTGTAAACGGTTCTGTGGCTTACATGTTTGATGCGACAGCTGTTATCGGTCTTGAAGGTAAAACATCAGATGAAGTTCTTGAAATTTTAATGGAAGCAGATGTAGATGCACGTGACATTTTAGAAGAAGAAGATTCTGTTATCGTTTATGCTGAACCTGATCAGTTCCATTCAGTACAATCTGCACTTAAAGGTGCTGGTGTTGAAGAATTTACAGTTGCAGAATTAACAATGCTTGCACAAAGTGATGTAGAACTTCCTGAAGATGCTCAAGTACAATTTGAAAAAATGGTTGATGCATTAGAAGATTTAGAAGATGTACAACAAGTTTACCACAACGTAGACTTAGGAGAATAA